Proteins encoded in a region of the Flavobacteriaceae bacterium HL-DH10 genome:
- a CDS encoding IS3 family transposase translates to MKQYEVSVKRACGVMGMTRSMWYYQRKKNDKEVIDKLSELAQQLPTRGFDEYYNRIRREGHKWNRKRVLRVYRNMKLKLRRKHKKRLATRVKQPLEAPVSLNICWSLDFMGDVLGDGRKVRVLNVIDDCNREALLVEAGLSFPARAVVEALEQLKEEIGVPKYVRCDNGPEFISKTFANWCERNFIEIKYIQPGKPMQNGYIERFNRHYREDILDAYYFDDIYQLQKLNNQWKHDYNNNHPHKSLGNKSPVEFMPRFEDEINLISKSERESNFLSNLEVS, encoded by the coding sequence ATCAAACAGTACGAAGTGTCCGTTAAGCGGGCCTGTGGAGTTATGGGGATGACACGCTCTATGTGGTATTACCAAAGGAAGAAAAATGACAAAGAAGTCATTGACAAGCTTTCTGAACTTGCCCAGCAATTGCCCACCAGAGGTTTTGATGAGTATTATAACCGAATCCGTCGCGAAGGTCATAAATGGAACAGAAAACGTGTACTGAGAGTATACAGGAACATGAAACTTAAACTAAGGCGCAAACACAAGAAACGTTTGGCAACAAGGGTCAAACAACCTTTAGAAGCTCCAGTATCATTGAATATTTGTTGGAGTTTGGATTTTATGGGCGATGTTCTTGGTGATGGAAGAAAGGTTCGTGTGTTGAACGTTATAGATGATTGCAATCGAGAAGCATTACTGGTAGAGGCTGGATTGTCCTTTCCGGCCAGAGCGGTTGTAGAGGCCTTAGAGCAACTTAAAGAGGAAATTGGTGTTCCTAAGTACGTTAGATGTGACAATGGTCCCGAGTTTATATCAAAGACCTTTGCCAATTGGTGTGAAAGGAACTTTATCGAAATCAAGTATATCCAACCTGGCAAACCAATGCAGAATGGATATATTGAGAGATTTAATAGGCATTACAGGGAAGATATACTGGATGCTTATTATTTTGATGACATCTATCAATTACAAAAGTTAAACAATCAATGGAAGCACGATTACAACAATAATCATCCGCATAAATCCTTGGGAAACAAATCCCCTGTAGAATTTATGCCCAGATTTGAAGATGAAATAAATTTAATCTCCAAATCCGAGCGAGAAAGCAATTTTTTGTCGAATTTAGAGGTGTCCTAA
- a CDS encoding type IV secretory system conjugative DNA transfer family protein → MEIQGITFTIGLLFGMFLVFSILFKITRNGFFLNLLLIIISLFMVFKMSVFTLNWYVSTLYIGCPLLLINTVLYVFLHTENEAFNSNNKYQVQFKVKRGSFKIDNVKRGASIIGSAGSGKTESVVFSFLQHFSKHKFSGVIHDYKNFEITEMAFPLFEKNEIDFRVISFDTIYDRVNPIAPRYMTNEESVNEVARVLIENLLEQKESGSVGTTKFFNDAAEGLIGGLIWKLKTNYPQYCTLPHLIAIYQFLDTDSLIAFLSSNTTSRAMADAFISGKDSDRQTAGVKSTLANALKKISTQRIFMTLSSDDVSLDINNQEQPLVISVVNNPKYETAYSPIIATIIHTITKQMSIRNANSSFLMMEEAPTIRLLNMHRIPATLRSYDIATIYVMQDKIQNDMMYGEKASKAILSNLSYQFFGKVNDPDTAKYYERFFEIVKKETTSVNRGHNLNFDTRITTGEREVAKIRADAFFRLKEGEFITFADGEDKKVQFKLSKIEKSLPIKKQEYSEANLQSNFDAIYEEARSIFKS, encoded by the coding sequence ATGGAAATACAAGGAATCACATTTACGATTGGATTATTATTTGGAATGTTCTTGGTGTTTTCAATCCTTTTCAAAATAACTCGCAATGGATTTTTTCTAAACCTGCTGCTAATTATTATAAGTTTATTCATGGTTTTTAAAATGAGTGTATTTACATTGAATTGGTATGTTTCCACACTTTATATTGGATGTCCGCTATTGTTAATCAATACGGTTTTATATGTTTTTCTGCACACTGAAAATGAAGCTTTCAATTCCAATAATAAATACCAAGTTCAATTTAAAGTAAAGCGAGGAAGTTTTAAAATAGATAACGTCAAACGGGGTGCTTCCATTATTGGTTCTGCAGGTAGCGGAAAAACAGAAAGTGTTGTTTTTAGTTTTCTTCAGCATTTCAGCAAGCATAAATTTTCAGGAGTCATCCATGATTACAAGAATTTTGAAATCACTGAAATGGCATTCCCTTTATTTGAGAAAAATGAGATTGATTTTCGAGTGATTTCATTTGATACTATTTATGATAGAGTGAATCCTATAGCACCAAGATATATGACCAATGAAGAAAGCGTCAATGAGGTTGCCAGGGTGCTTATTGAAAATCTATTGGAGCAAAAGGAATCAGGAAGTGTAGGAACAACAAAATTTTTTAATGATGCAGCAGAAGGACTTATTGGTGGGTTGATTTGGAAACTAAAAACCAATTATCCTCAATACTGCACCTTACCACATTTGATAGCCATATACCAATTTCTGGACACAGATAGCCTTATTGCTTTTTTGAGCTCCAACACAACCTCCAGAGCCATGGCAGATGCCTTTATAAGTGGTAAGGATTCGGATAGACAAACAGCTGGTGTGAAAAGCACTTTGGCGAATGCGCTGAAGAAGATATCTACGCAGCGTATTTTTATGACCTTATCTTCGGATGATGTGTCACTTGATATTAATAATCAGGAACAGCCCTTAGTGATATCAGTCGTGAACAACCCTAAATATGAAACAGCATATTCTCCAATTATAGCCACCATAATTCATACCATTACGAAGCAAATGAGCATTAGAAATGCCAATTCTTCATTTTTGATGATGGAAGAAGCACCAACAATTAGGCTATTGAATATGCACCGTATTCCAGCAACTTTAAGAAGTTATGATATTGCTACCATTTATGTTATGCAAGACAAGATACAGAATGATATGATGTATGGCGAAAAGGCAAGCAAAGCTATTTTGAGTAATTTGTCATATCAATTCTTCGGAAAGGTAAATGATCCTGATACCGCGAAATATTACGAACGGTTTTTTGAAATTGTAAAAAAAGAAACCACCAGTGTGAATCGAGGTCATAATCTCAATTTTGATACGCGGATCACCACTGGAGAACGGGAAGTAGCAAAAATAAGAGCAGATGCTTTTTTTAGATTAAAGGAAGGGGAGTTTATAACGTTTGCTGACGGTGAAGATAAAAAGGTACAATTTAAACTTTCTAAGATTGAAAAAAGTTTGCCAATAAAAAAACAAGAATATTCCGAGGCAAATTTACAATCAAATTTTGATGCGATTTATGAGGAGGCGAGGTCCATTTTTAAAAGTTAG
- a CDS encoding tyrosine-type recombinase/integrase, which produces MEEIREKVIKEFRRRKYAESTIRGYSNTLFRLFDFYSAHNPTELTNKQVTSYAKSLINQKKSHTTLRTLIFVCRIFFDQMHNKNHGIYPFKIPDSAERSADFFEQSDVLELIDRKENLKHKIIFLLMYSCGLEANELLEIKIQDIISKDENPFIILHDSKGNEKRRAYLSKRVIPLLSDYYKEYKPESYFIYSQNDKNKKYSYTSVRKLLIDSLKEMELNPALTVAYPFLGHL; this is translated from the coding sequence ATGGAGGAAATTAGAGAAAAAGTAATAAAAGAATTCAGAAGAAGAAAATATGCTGAATCTACTATTCGAGGTTATTCGAATACTCTTTTTAGACTTTTTGATTTTTATTCTGCTCATAATCCAACTGAATTAACAAACAAACAAGTAACTAGCTACGCTAAATCCTTAATTAATCAAAAAAAATCTCATACAACATTACGAACATTAATCTTTGTATGCAGAATATTTTTTGACCAAATGCATAATAAAAATCATGGAATCTATCCATTTAAAATTCCTGATTCAGCAGAAAGGTCAGCGGATTTTTTTGAGCAATCTGATGTGTTAGAATTAATAGACCGAAAAGAAAATTTAAAACATAAAATAATTTTTCTTTTAATGTACTCTTGTGGTTTAGAAGCAAACGAATTGTTGGAAATTAAAATTCAAGACATAATCTCTAAAGATGAAAATCCATTTATAATTTTACACGACAGTAAAGGAAATGAAAAGAGAAGAGCCTATTTATCAAAAAGAGTTATTCCTTTATTATCAGACTACTACAAAGAATATAAACCAGAATCATATTTCATTTATAGTCAAAATGACAAGAATAAAAAGTATTCTTACACAAGTGTTAGAAAATTATTGATTGATTCATTAAAAGAAATGGAACTCAATCCTGCTTTAACTGTAGCCTATCCCTTTTTAGGACACCTCTAA
- a CDS encoding phospholipase D-like domain-containing protein, translated as MSDFTYELPPEQDFFKTLIEYVEHKQQNDITELLKKCTMSFQETSNFTEKIWNTYWCSIIFSLPISELPNINQRTHAILKEYCDQLLPTNCGFLIKEINFVPQIVQHPVEQPADVEVVFEKQKNKIIEVIKQAKFTIWIAVAWFTLDEIYDLLVEKSNEGIDVRIIVSKDEINKKKYDKYKDKLNIKGYPKFGAFNDNLMHNKFCVIDLQKVIHGSYNWSRRAEYNKETVEVVDDRKVAEEFAEQFKQLQLELNKE; from the coding sequence ATGAGCGATTTCACATATGAATTACCACCTGAACAAGACTTCTTTAAGACCTTAATTGAATATGTGGAACACAAACAACAAAATGACATAACTGAATTATTAAAAAAATGTACAATGTCATTTCAAGAAACCAGTAATTTCACAGAGAAGATATGGAATACATATTGGTGTTCAATCATTTTTTCACTTCCTATTTCAGAACTTCCGAACATAAATCAAAGAACACATGCTATACTTAAGGAATATTGTGACCAATTACTTCCGACAAACTGTGGTTTTTTAATTAAAGAAATAAATTTCGTGCCTCAAATAGTTCAACACCCTGTTGAACAACCTGCTGACGTAGAAGTCGTTTTTGAAAAACAAAAAAATAAAATAATTGAGGTTATAAAACAAGCAAAGTTTACGATTTGGATTGCTGTTGCTTGGTTTACATTAGATGAAATTTATGATTTACTTGTTGAGAAAAGCAATGAAGGAATTGATGTTCGAATTATTGTGAGTAAAGACGAAATAAATAAGAAAAAATACGATAAATACAAGGACAAACTAAACATAAAAGGCTATCCAAAGTTTGGAGCATTTAATGACAATTTAATGCACAATAAATTTTGTGTTATTGATTTGCAGAAAGTTATACACGGCTCTTATAATTGGTCAAGAAGAGCTGAATATAATAAAGAAACTGTTGAAGTTGTTGATGATAGAAAAGTAGCAGAAGAATTTGCCGAACAGTTCAAACAACTACAATTGGAATTAAATAAAGAATAA
- a CDS encoding DNA polymerase IV, with amino-acid sequence MNKNILHLDLDTFFVSCERLIDSRLQKRPLLVGGTGDRGVVAACSYETRRFGVHSGMPMRLARRLCPEAVVIRGNSSIYTKQSHLVTDIIKESVPVFEKASIDEFYADLSGMDKFFGSYKYASELRSKIIKETGLPISFGLSSNKIVSKVATGEAKPNNQLRVDYGFEKSFMAPLSIKKIPSVGDKTYQILRNLGIDKVSVVQQMPVEMMSSVLGVNGVTIWKRANGLDNPPLIPFHERKSISMERTYEKDTIDMVKLRTTIFAMAENLAYQLRRGQKLASCISVKIRYSDFNTYSKQVNIPYTSADHLIIPRVLELFDSLYQRRLLIRLVGVKISNLVSGSYQINLFDDTEEMLSLYNALDTIRNRYGDLSVQKAASIGAKSIGGSHNPFNGEPPIILAHRKQ; translated from the coding sequence ATGAATAAAAATATTTTACATCTAGATTTAGATACCTTTTTTGTGTCTTGTGAACGCTTAATTGACAGCCGTTTACAAAAGAGACCATTGTTAGTTGGAGGTACTGGAGATAGAGGCGTAGTGGCTGCTTGTAGTTATGAAACTAGACGATTTGGTGTGCATTCTGGTATGCCCATGCGTTTAGCAAGACGTTTATGTCCGGAGGCAGTTGTTATAAGGGGAAATTCATCAATTTATACCAAACAATCACATTTAGTTACTGATATCATAAAGGAAAGCGTACCTGTATTTGAAAAGGCTAGCATTGATGAGTTTTATGCAGATTTGAGTGGCATGGATAAATTTTTTGGAAGCTATAAATATGCTTCTGAATTACGATCAAAAATAATCAAGGAAACTGGGTTGCCGATTTCTTTCGGCTTGTCTTCAAACAAAATTGTTTCCAAAGTGGCCACAGGAGAGGCTAAACCAAATAACCAACTTAGAGTTGATTATGGTTTTGAGAAGTCATTTATGGCACCGCTATCCATAAAAAAAATACCATCAGTAGGAGATAAGACGTATCAAATTCTAAGGAATTTAGGCATTGATAAAGTAAGTGTTGTTCAACAAATGCCAGTTGAAATGATGAGCAGTGTTTTGGGTGTAAATGGCGTCACCATTTGGAAACGAGCCAATGGTTTAGATAATCCGCCTTTAATTCCATTTCATGAACGAAAATCCATTTCTATGGAACGTACCTATGAGAAAGACACTATTGATATGGTCAAATTAAGAACGACCATTTTTGCAATGGCAGAAAATTTAGCATATCAATTACGGAGAGGTCAAAAATTGGCTTCTTGTATCAGTGTAAAAATTAGATATTCAGATTTTAATACTTATTCCAAACAGGTGAACATACCATATACAAGTGCAGATCATCTAATCATTCCTAGAGTTTTGGAATTATTTGATAGTTTGTATCAAAGACGTTTGTTGATACGGCTTGTGGGAGTTAAAATCAGTAATCTGGTAAGTGGAAGTTATCAAATCAACTTGTTTGATGATACAGAAGAGATGCTTAGTTTGTACAACGCCTTAGATACCATTCGCAATCGCTATGGAGATTTAAGTGTACAAAAAGCAGCTTCAATTGGAGCAAAATCTATTGGTGGCTCACATAATCCTTTTAATGGTGAACCTCCAATTATTTTAGCACATAGAAAACAATAA
- the mobB gene encoding MobB family relaxase, with protein sequence MYITITAQKLGGNYSQSSTDFVDYLEKENQGLEQEDIEHFFNQYGDEIDAKEVVKEIDSNTAKLKNREPKFYSITVSPSQSELRKLQNSSEDLKTYTRAIMKDYATSFNREINGKPITVDDIKYFAKIEHQRTFKGTDKQVRENQPFATKILELKNNIRKIEYQQLEGNIKQMKTQIAKLEAEAPHQQNGKRIVQGTKKEGNQSHVHIIVSRKDASNSVSLSPGSKHKASEVEMHGKIVKRGFDRDAFFTKAESSFDKTFGYKRNYAESYKSKKDFIKNPKLYFTTLLGLPASEKAIAFKMLAKSGVPIASIPTNQVQLALKTIRYLKRGVDVAIKSGSIGI encoded by the coding sequence ATGTACATAACAATCACTGCACAAAAATTAGGAGGCAACTATTCACAGAGTTCGACGGATTTTGTTGATTACTTAGAGAAAGAAAATCAGGGTTTGGAGCAAGAGGATATAGAACATTTTTTTAACCAATATGGCGATGAAATAGATGCTAAAGAAGTGGTCAAAGAAATTGATAGCAATACTGCAAAACTCAAAAATAGGGAACCTAAGTTTTATTCAATTACTGTAAGTCCAAGTCAATCTGAACTTCGAAAATTACAAAACAGTTCTGAAGATTTAAAGACATATACTAGAGCCATCATGAAGGATTATGCAACGTCTTTCAATCGGGAAATTAATGGTAAACCAATAACCGTAGACGATATAAAATATTTTGCCAAAATTGAACACCAACGCACGTTTAAAGGCACCGACAAACAAGTGCGAGAAAATCAACCTTTTGCCACTAAAATACTTGAGTTAAAAAACAACATTAGGAAAATAGAATACCAACAACTGGAAGGAAATATAAAGCAAATGAAAACTCAAATAGCCAAACTTGAAGCCGAAGCACCACACCAACAAAACGGAAAACGTATTGTTCAAGGCACGAAAAAGGAAGGTAACCAAAGTCATGTTCATATTATCGTGAGTCGAAAGGATGCTTCTAATTCTGTGAGCTTATCACCAGGATCCAAACACAAAGCTTCAGAAGTAGAAATGCATGGTAAAATAGTGAAACGTGGATTCGACAGGGATGCATTTTTCACAAAAGCTGAAAGCTCTTTTGATAAAACGTTTGGTTACAAACGCAACTATGCTGAATCGTACAAATCGAAGAAAGATTTTATTAAAAATCCAAAGCTGTATTTCACAACATTATTAGGTTTGCCAGCTAGTGAGAAAGCAATAGCTTTTAAAATGCTTGCAAAATCTGGAGTGCCTATTGCGAGTATTCCAACCAATCAAGTGCAGTTAGCGCTTAAAACCATAAGATATTTAAAACGTGGTGTGGACGTAGCAATTAAATCAGGTTCAATAGGCATATAA
- a CDS encoding LexA family transcriptional regulator: protein MKMISKNIKHLRKLKNLTQEVLADELSVSRSKIGSYEEGRSAPTIEFLIGISDYFKIPIDILLRNDLTKSKDSSFIEIGNQRVLFPIVVDSENENLIEVVPIKASAGYLAGYDDPEYIEQLQKIKLPFLPTGKHRAFPIKGDSMLPMKDGSFVIGRFVENRNEIKTGRTYVLVTLNDGMVYKRIMNNIDFNNSLLLMSDNKKYNDYSVPINEVLEIWEFTCSINTQEYSEEELKLSSIINMFNELGVELKALEKLV from the coding sequence ATGAAAATGATATCAAAAAACATCAAACATTTAAGGAAACTCAAAAACCTCACGCAAGAAGTGCTTGCTGATGAATTATCAGTATCACGTTCTAAAATTGGTTCTTATGAAGAAGGTCGCTCCGCTCCTACTATCGAGTTTCTAATTGGTATATCCGATTACTTCAAAATACCTATTGATATTTTACTTAGAAATGATCTGACCAAATCTAAGGATTCGTCATTCATTGAAATTGGAAATCAACGCGTACTATTTCCTATTGTAGTCGATTCTGAAAATGAAAATTTAATTGAGGTTGTTCCTATTAAAGCTTCAGCTGGTTATTTGGCTGGTTATGATGACCCTGAATACATTGAGCAACTGCAAAAAATCAAGTTGCCTTTTTTACCCACCGGTAAACATCGTGCGTTCCCCATAAAAGGAGATTCTATGTTACCTATGAAAGATGGCTCGTTTGTTATAGGTCGCTTTGTAGAAAATAGAAATGAAATAAAAACAGGAAGAACGTATGTTTTAGTGACATTGAATGATGGTATGGTCTATAAGCGTATTATGAATAATATTGATTTTAATAATTCATTATTATTGATGTCAGACAACAAAAAGTATAATGATTACAGTGTACCCATCAATGAAGTATTAGAAATATGGGAGTTTACTTGTAGCATAAATACACAAGAGTACAGTGAAGAAGAACTTAAATTAAGTAGTATCATTAATATGTTTAACGAGCTAGGTGTTGAACTAAAAGCCTTAGAAAAATTAGTGTAA
- a CDS encoding transposase, with the protein MKKSKFTETQIVKILKENEQGRSIPELARELGIDKSTNYYWRKKYGGMEASHLKRLKELEEENLKLKQMYADASLDIRMLKDVLSKKS; encoded by the coding sequence ATGAAAAAAAGCAAATTTACCGAGACACAGATTGTGAAGATCCTAAAGGAGAACGAACAAGGAAGAAGCATCCCTGAACTGGCCCGAGAACTGGGAATCGACAAGAGTACCAATTATTATTGGCGCAAGAAGTATGGTGGCATGGAAGCGAGCCATTTAAAGCGGCTAAAGGAGCTTGAAGAAGAAAACCTTAAGCTAAAGCAAATGTATGCCGATGCTTCTCTTGATATTCGGATGCTAAAGGACGTATTGTCAAAAAAGTCCTAA
- a CDS encoding exonuclease domain-containing protein — MIYTVIDVETTGIGNKITEISIFRYENNVLIDEFTSLVNPERLIPDYITTLTGIDDFMVAKAPVFSEISESILSITKDAIFIAHSVNFDYNVIRNEFKSIGVHFNRKKLCTVRLSRKLLPGHKSYSLGKLCDTLDIPIVGRHRARGDAEATVILFKLLLEQPNSQEVIQSFFKKDSKETTLPQHLKQETFDQLPNATGVYYFKDKKGKIIYVGKAKDIKKRVLSHFYSKIEKELNLSRETTDVDFELSGSETIALLMEDAAIKHHFPKYNEAAKRIPKAYAIFSYQDRNGIIHLAYNTHKSIPHAIQILYSIQECRYYMESICKQFNLCPKYCHLQEGVTYCSHYSIKSCKGVCKETESKALYNIRVNQAIDYLKNMSKDVILKQQGRHENEEAFIMIQNSIYRGYGFIDKNEQINTSEDLELFLIPQKDNVDIQRVLKKMVLESQN; from the coding sequence ATGATATATACTGTAATCGATGTTGAAACAACTGGTATTGGAAATAAAATTACTGAAATCTCCATTTTCAGATATGAAAACAATGTATTGATTGATGAGTTTACATCCCTTGTTAATCCAGAACGGCTCATTCCCGATTACATAACAACTTTAACTGGAATTGATGATTTTATGGTTGCTAAAGCGCCTGTATTTTCTGAGATTTCAGAATCTATTCTATCCATTACTAAGGATGCCATTTTTATAGCACACAGCGTTAATTTTGACTACAATGTCATTCGTAATGAGTTTAAATCCATTGGAGTTCATTTTAATAGAAAGAAACTTTGTACTGTTAGACTATCCAGAAAATTATTACCTGGTCATAAATCTTACAGTCTAGGAAAATTATGCGATACATTAGATATACCTATTGTTGGTAGACATCGTGCCAGAGGTGATGCGGAAGCCACAGTTATCCTTTTTAAATTATTATTAGAACAACCAAATTCCCAAGAAGTTATTCAATCCTTTTTTAAAAAAGACTCCAAAGAGACTACGCTACCTCAACATTTAAAACAAGAAACTTTTGACCAACTTCCCAACGCTACAGGAGTTTATTATTTTAAGGATAAAAAAGGGAAAATTATTTATGTTGGAAAAGCAAAAGATATTAAAAAGCGAGTATTAAGCCATTTTTACAGTAAAATAGAAAAGGAACTTAATCTATCTAGAGAAACTACTGATGTAGATTTTGAACTCTCAGGAAGTGAAACAATTGCTTTATTAATGGAAGATGCCGCTATTAAGCATCATTTCCCCAAATATAATGAAGCTGCCAAACGCATTCCAAAAGCTTATGCCATATTTAGTTACCAAGATAGAAATGGCATTATTCATTTAGCTTATAATACTCATAAATCAATACCACATGCCATACAAATATTATATAGTATTCAAGAGTGTCGTTATTATATGGAATCCATTTGTAAGCAATTTAATCTATGTCCAAAATACTGTCATTTACAAGAAGGTGTTACGTATTGTTCGCATTATTCAATTAAATCTTGCAAAGGGGTTTGTAAAGAAACTGAATCTAAGGCATTATATAATATTCGTGTTAATCAAGCCATAGATTATCTTAAAAACATGTCCAAAGATGTTATCTTAAAACAACAAGGTAGACATGAAAATGAAGAGGCTTTTATTATGATTCAAAATAGCATTTATCGTGGATATGGTTTTATTGATAAAAATGAACAAATTAATACTTCGGAAGATTTAGAGCTGTTTCTCATACCCCAAAAAGATAATGTTGATATTCAAAGGGTCTTAAAAAAAATGGTATTGGAAAGTCAAAATTAA